In one Podarcis muralis chromosome 7, rPodMur119.hap1.1, whole genome shotgun sequence genomic region, the following are encoded:
- the PABPC4 gene encoding polyadenylate-binding protein 4 isoform X3: MNTAASSYPMASLYVGDLHPDVTEAMLYEKFSPAGPVLSIRVCRDMITRRSLGYAYVNFQQPADAERALDTMNFDVIKGKPIRIMWSQRDPSLRKSGVGNVFIKNLDKSIDNKALYDTFSAFGNILSCKVVCDENGSKGYAFVHFETQDAADRAIEKMNGMLLNDRKVFVGRFKSRKEREAELGAKAKEFTNVYIKNFGDDMDDERLKELFSKYGSGRNEWKRYQWENGVCGPGTEESGAPGRAEKEI; encoded by the exons ATGAACACAGCTGCAAGTAGCTACCCGATGGCATCTCTCTATGTGGGTGACCTGCACCCTGATGTCACAGAAGCCATGCTGTATGAGAAGTTCAGTCCTGCGGGTCCTGTGCTCTCCATCCGTGTCTGCAGAGATATGATAACTCGTCGCTCCCTAGGATATGCATATGTTAACTTTCAGCAACCAGCTGATG CTGAGCGAGCCCTGGACACCATGAACTTTGATGTGATCAAAGGGAAACCCATCCGCATCATGTGGTCTCAGCGTGATCCTTCCTTGAGGAAATCAGGTGTAGGGAATGTCTTTATTAAGAACCTGGACAAATCCATAGACAACAAGGCACTTTATGACACTTTCTCGGCTTTTGGGAATATACTTTCTTGCAAG GTGGTGTGTGACGAGAATGGCTCTAAGGGCTATGCCTTTGTGCACTTTGAGACACAGGACGCTGCGGACCGGGCCATTGAGAAGATGAATGGCATGCTGCTGAACGACCGCAAAGT ATTTGTTGGGAGATTTAAATCCCGTAAAGAGCGTGAGGCAGAATTGGGAGCCAAAGCAAAGGAGTTCACCAACGTCTACATTAAAAACTTTGGGGATGACATGGATGACGAACGGCTGAAGGAGCTTTTCAGCAAATACG GCAGTGgaagaaatgaatggaaaagatATCAATGGGAAAATGGTGTTTGTGGGCCGGGCACAGAAGAAAGTGGAGCGCCAGGCAGAGCTGAAAAGGAAATTTGA
- the HEYL gene encoding hairy/enhancer-of-split related with YRPW motif-like protein isoform X1, whose protein sequence is MKRHCWEEEEEEGQHLSDTGLDHAPIVVGKEEEEECSSSPSPTRIFHVQARKKWRGIIEKRRRDRINSSLSELRHLVPTAFEKQGSSKMEKAEILQMTVDHLKMLHAIGDTDARVLAVDYRTIGFRECFTEVVRYLGTAKEQSGTDSIQLHLLSHLNNYVAEMEPPPRATSFLLPFQSWPCWLFHKSLAPSSPQVHLLRREDNPGLAVLAASSGIYLGPMLGGTPICQIPNSLTSVCSNTLFSRTSSSQQSKHRPLMTTATPSSASSERPREAAALRSSQFAALLFSSSSSSLAHSPAAPVYMPPPLPVLNTSAQGPGIKNGKAARLCHSWTMDLCDPPPTPREREIFSSLLLNKIKKGS, encoded by the exons ATGAAGAGACactgctgggaggaggaggaggaggagggccagcaCTTGTCGGACACAGGCTTGGATCATGCACCCATTGtggtgggaaaagaggaggaggaagaatgcaGCAG TTCGCCATCCCCCACAAGGATCTTTCATGTACAAGCAAGAAAGAAGTGGAGAGGG ATAATCGAGAAACGGCGCAGGGACCGCATTAACAGCAGCCTATCTGAACTACGGCATTTGGTTCCCACTGCCTTTGAGAAGCAG GGCTCTTCCAAAATGGAGAAAGCAGAGATCTTGCAGATGACGGTAGATCACTTAAAAATGCTTCATGCCATTGGAGACAcag ATGCTCGAGTGCTGGCAGTCGATTACAGGACGATCGGTTTTCGTGAATGCTTTACAGAAGTAGTGAGATACCTGGGCACCGCCAAGGAGCAGAGTGGCACTGATTCTATCCAGCTACACCTCCTCTCCCACCTGAACAACTATGTGGCTGAAATGGAACCTCCTCCTAGAGCAACATCCTTCCTCTTGCCCTTCCAGTCCTGGCCTTGCTGGCTTTTCCATAAATCTCTAGCTCCTTCTTCCCCCCAAGTCCATCTCCTCAGGAGGGAGGACAACCCTGGCTTGGCTGTCCTGGCTGCTTCATCAGGAATCTATCTGGGCCCCATGCTGGGAGGAACACCTATTTGCCAAATTCCAAATTCTCTCACATCAGTCTGCTCTAACACCTTGTTTAGTAGAACTTCATCATCCCAACAGAGTAAGCATCGCCCACTGATGACAACAGCCACCCCCAGTAGTGCATCCAGTGAGAGGCCGAGGGAGGCAGCGGCCCTCAGGAGCAGCCAGTTTGCagcccttctcttctcttcatcctcctcctctttggcTCACAGTCCAGCAGCACCAGTTTACATGCCTCCACCACTTCCAGTTCTGAACACTTCTGCTCAAGGACCAGGAATCAAAAACGGGAAAGCTGCTAGGCTCTGCCATTCCTGGACTATGGACCTTTGtgatcctccccccacccccagagagagagagattttcagcAGCCTTCTCTTGAATAAAATCAAAAAGGGAAGCTGA
- the HEYL gene encoding hairy/enhancer-of-split related with YRPW motif-like protein isoform X2 yields the protein MKRHCWEEEEEEGQHLSDTGLDHAPIVVGKEEEEECSSSPSPTRIFHVQARKKWRGIIEKRRRDRINSSLSELRHLVPTAFEKQMLECWQSITGRSVFVNALQK from the exons ATGAAGAGACactgctgggaggaggaggaggaggagggccagcaCTTGTCGGACACAGGCTTGGATCATGCACCCATTGtggtgggaaaagaggaggaggaagaatgcaGCAG TTCGCCATCCCCCACAAGGATCTTTCATGTACAAGCAAGAAAGAAGTGGAGAGGG ATAATCGAGAAACGGCGCAGGGACCGCATTAACAGCAGCCTATCTGAACTACGGCATTTGGTTCCCACTGCCTTTGAGAAGCAG ATGCTCGAGTGCTGGCAGTCGATTACAGGACGATCGGTTTTCGTGAATGCTTTACAGAAGTAG